The Teredinibacter sp. KSP-S5-2 genome includes a window with the following:
- a CDS encoding recombinase family protein: MLEVAPKRCAIYTRKSNSEGLDQSYTSIDDQLATCRLMIQAKAHMGWQEIPDVYNDPGVSGGNLERPGLQKLLEHIRMGLVDIIVIYKLDRLTRSFFDFPILAKMFEKYNVGFFSVTESFDTSTAAGRLSLHSVLMVSEYHREDAKERVLHKIAASKKLGMWMGGNPPLGYNIENKKLIVDINEAKIIREIFTQLIHLGSVTHLCKELNKKGYRTKSFISKAGNQVGGIPFTRTALYKLLRNPIYAGRVRHKDKQYPGQHEAIIEEGLWDAAQEITSGHCQTKIIEHATPSPLKGLLYGPDDHLMTPTHTKRRGKRYRYYVTHTAQKISRETCPVKTVRAGEIEGIIIDQLKTVFQQPEILIRTWEALQEEKTDLTKKDVAEGLQSIESLWGHLYHTEQARLIQLFVEKIQLFEDGISIRLRPNGITNLVSEIRAANDDRRKKSA; this comes from the coding sequence ATGTTAGAAGTCGCTCCGAAACGTTGTGCGATCTATACCCGGAAGTCTAATTCAGAGGGGTTGGATCAATCCTATACCTCCATTGATGACCAATTAGCGACATGCCGTCTTATGATCCAAGCGAAGGCCCACATGGGGTGGCAGGAAATCCCAGATGTCTACAATGACCCAGGCGTATCTGGCGGTAACTTGGAACGCCCAGGGCTCCAAAAGCTGCTAGAGCATATCCGAATGGGGCTGGTGGATATTATTGTCATTTATAAACTCGACCGGCTTACGCGTAGTTTCTTTGACTTTCCTATCCTGGCCAAGATGTTCGAGAAATACAATGTCGGTTTCTTTTCCGTGACAGAGAGCTTTGACACTTCCACTGCTGCAGGAAGATTGTCACTGCATTCGGTGTTGATGGTGTCGGAGTACCATAGAGAGGATGCCAAGGAGCGTGTGCTCCACAAGATTGCTGCCTCGAAAAAGCTGGGGATGTGGATGGGAGGTAACCCGCCTCTTGGTTATAACATCGAAAACAAGAAGCTTATCGTTGACATTAATGAAGCCAAGATTATCCGTGAAATCTTCACCCAGTTAATTCATTTGGGCTCTGTAACGCACCTATGCAAAGAACTGAATAAGAAAGGCTATCGTACAAAGTCGTTTATTTCCAAAGCCGGAAACCAAGTCGGCGGAATTCCATTCACCCGCACCGCACTCTATAAGCTTTTGCGTAACCCAATTTACGCTGGGCGTGTTCGCCATAAAGATAAACAGTACCCAGGTCAACACGAGGCCATTATTGAAGAAGGCTTGTGGGACGCAGCCCAGGAAATCACATCAGGGCACTGTCAAACCAAGATTATTGAGCACGCGACGCCTTCCCCACTTAAAGGGCTTCTCTACGGCCCAGACGACCATCTTATGACACCTACTCATACCAAACGCAGAGGTAAACGCTATCGCTATTACGTGACACACACGGCTCAAAAAATCAGTCGGGAAACGTGTCCGGTAAAAACCGTCCGCGCCGGAGAAATCGAGGGCATTATTATTGATCAGTTAAAAACCGTGTTTCAGCAACCGGAAATACTTATTCGTACTTGGGAAGCCCTTCAGGAAGAAAAGACGGATTTAACGAAAAAGGATGTGGCTGAGGGACTTCAATCTATCGAAAGCTTGTGGGGACATCTCTACCATACCGAGCAAGCTCGATTGATACAGCTCTTCGTTGAAAAAATTCAGTTGTTTGAAGATGGGATAAGCATTCGCTTACGGCCAAATGGGATCACCAACCTCGTTTCCGAAATTCGAGCAGCCAATGATGATAGGAGGAAAAAAAGTGCATAA
- a CDS encoding recombinase family protein, translating into MQTEHISNAPKRNYALYLRRATLTNDHDVQQQVQKLVSAVPEGHTYTLYKDIGYSGRTPDRPALKRLLEDVKSQDFQYVVIPAYYSLARDDLLLLDLNQHFKKRGVDTLTLDQITPPHPIRSQTKTRQRLPVIPLLTPHIDAFRHEGRQR; encoded by the coding sequence ATGCAAACTGAACACATTTCTAATGCACCTAAACGGAACTATGCCCTGTATCTACGCCGAGCAACACTGACCAATGACCACGATGTGCAACAACAGGTCCAAAAATTGGTGTCTGCCGTTCCCGAGGGTCACACTTACACGCTGTATAAAGACATTGGTTATTCTGGCCGCACTCCCGACCGCCCCGCTTTGAAACGGTTGCTTGAGGATGTGAAATCCCAGGATTTTCAATACGTGGTCATTCCTGCGTATTACTCCCTAGCCCGTGATGACTTGCTTCTCTTGGATCTGAATCAACATTTCAAAAAACGGGGGGTAGACACGCTAACGCTTGATCAGATCACACCACCTCATCCCATTCGTAGTCAGACAAAGACACGACAAAGGCTGCCGGTCATACCTTTGCTCACGCCGCACATAGATGCATTTCGTCACGAAGGGAGGCAAAGATAA
- a CDS encoding recombinase family protein has translation MHEETKRCAIYTRTSYQRKDDQHVTSIRNQQATCQQIIETNAHLGWRTIPKTYSDQGASGSTLDRPGLQCLLTDIRRGEIDIVIFYTLNRLSRNFMDFSRLVKAMNQHGVHFISIAENLDTSTTAGRLTLQTMLMLSDYQLEDEPTTFFQKIKQTIQQFRLLRWSFFTLREKKNAN, from the coding sequence ATGCACGAAGAAACCAAACGTTGTGCGATTTACACTCGCACGTCATATCAACGGAAAGACGATCAACACGTTACTTCGATCAGAAATCAACAAGCAACCTGCCAACAAATAATCGAGACGAATGCGCATTTAGGCTGGCGAACAATCCCAAAAACCTACTCGGATCAGGGAGCATCCGGTTCGACGTTAGACCGTCCTGGCTTACAGTGTCTCCTGACAGATATTCGCCGTGGTGAGATCGATATAGTCATCTTTTACACGCTTAACCGCCTATCCAGAAACTTTATGGATTTTTCGAGGCTGGTAAAAGCAATGAATCAACACGGTGTGCATTTTATTTCCATTGCAGAAAACTTAGATACCTCTACCACTGCCGGTCGCCTTACTTTGCAGACAATGCTGATGCTTTCTGATTATCAATTGGAGGATGAGCCAACCACTTTTTTTCAAAAAATCAAACAGACAATCCAACAATTTCGCTTACTACGATGGTCATTCTTTACACTCAGGGAGAAGAAAAATGCAAACTGA
- a CDS encoding DUF2924 domain-containing protein, which translates to MPDVVAKVAALQTMSSYELQELWFELYGHDVSTSRKEYLIPRLAYRIQELAYGGLSEAAQKILREKLDDSVQDPAPKKSQLNIPVVGTRITREYKGVEHQVTVTREGFEYQGQTHGSLSKIAKAITGTHISGPAFFGLTEKKSQTKGKSRKSKPKK; encoded by the coding sequence ATGCCTGACGTGGTTGCCAAAGTGGCCGCGCTACAGACCATGAGTTCGTATGAATTGCAAGAGCTCTGGTTTGAATTGTATGGCCACGATGTCAGTACCAGCCGAAAAGAATACCTAATACCCAGACTCGCCTACCGCATTCAAGAACTGGCCTATGGAGGATTGTCTGAAGCCGCACAGAAAATTCTTCGGGAGAAACTCGATGATTCCGTGCAAGACCCCGCACCGAAAAAGAGTCAGCTCAATATCCCCGTTGTTGGTACGCGAATCACTCGTGAGTACAAAGGAGTAGAACACCAAGTAACGGTAACCCGCGAGGGATTTGAGTACCAGGGACAAACCCACGGCAGTCTGTCCAAAATTGCCAAAGCCATTACCGGGACCCACATATCTGGCCCTGCGTTTTTTGGGCTAACGGAAAAGAAAAGTCAAACAAAAGGGAAATCCAGAAAATCAAAACCGAAAAAATGA
- a CDS encoding RHS repeat-associated core domain-containing protein — MTMGHFFRSVFSFLLISTLIFSVTPSFAERTTTYFHHDKDGSVVAATDEQGKVVWRKDYAAFGEQVSGDKTNEAISYTGKQYDDKTGLIYFGARYYDPEIGRFISRDPEHVLNHIEKNPHMFNRYTYANNNPYRYVDPDGRAPRDLRNDHMPLSLSDTIDEMLEGGGAFGGRGARGDVKLGDIWKALTGKPKVAKKAPEITKPYKRPSGATTKAQRESVQGKPCVDCGARTPKQYADHKEPLVKEYYRTGAIDKTRMRDIDSVQPQCPTCSNKQGGELSKYSKEQKKDLGL, encoded by the coding sequence ATGACTATGGGGCATTTTTTTAGAAGCGTTTTTTCCTTCCTCCTGATATCTACGTTGATATTTTCTGTTACTCCAAGCTTTGCAGAAAGGACAACGACCTACTTTCACCATGATAAAGATGGTTCTGTTGTTGCTGCAACAGATGAACAGGGAAAAGTCGTATGGCGTAAAGATTATGCCGCCTTTGGTGAGCAGGTCAGTGGTGATAAAACCAATGAGGCGATTTCCTACACAGGGAAGCAGTACGACGATAAAACCGGCCTGATTTATTTTGGAGCCCGATATTACGACCCGGAAATCGGACGTTTTATCAGTCGTGATCCTGAGCATGTGCTGAATCATATCGAAAAAAATCCGCATATGTTTAATCGCTATACCTATGCGAATAACAATCCTTATCGCTATGTTGACCCAGATGGTCGTGCGCCAAGGGATCTACGAAACGACCACATGCCTTTAAGCTTGAGTGATACAATTGATGAAATGCTAGAGGGCGGAGGTGCTTTTGGTGGACGAGGCGCGAGAGGGGATGTCAAGCTAGGAGATATTTGGAAGGCACTCACAGGAAAGCCAAAAGTTGCAAAAAAAGCGCCTGAAATCACTAAACCCTACAAGCGGCCATCTGGTGCAACGACGAAAGCTCAGAGGGAGTCTGTTCAGGGTAAACCCTGTGTAGATTGTGGTGCTAGGACTCCTAAACAATACGCCGATCACAAAGAGCCGCTTGTAAAAGAGTACTATAGAACGGGAGCCATTGATAAGACACGTATGCGAGATATCGATTCAGTACAGCCGCAGTGTCCAACGTGTTCAAACAAACAAGGAGGCGAATTGAGCAAATATTCTAAAGAGCAGAAAAAGGATCTAGGGCTATGA
- a CDS encoding Imm49 family immunity protein, which translates to MYLPMAVKNQAITLEDILTSLSSPPPYKLLYFNRISDLYRQVGIGEFLMSNDPANLNRQVAKGIQAYCEFLENAEESEKATSQINVLFDAIYLNDTASLSRLAKAAATTVNARKEYEEDFLYKRILLDLIGLGKEQEAIENLMKAFETLHNDNEDERFVLLRAYLDKEHEDFWGALEMLINEHQEKWAEGGDRYKGTLEEAEITSHVSMEIIAWLKLAKQANLFSQREVQLAPGPLMTGGEPVSLAPKSWLNCDSYRSLNYTPRN; encoded by the coding sequence ATGTACCTGCCTATGGCGGTGAAAAATCAAGCGATTACTCTTGAGGATATTCTTACAAGTTTGTCGTCACCTCCACCCTATAAATTGCTGTATTTTAATCGAATATCGGATCTCTATCGGCAAGTTGGCATAGGGGAATTTCTCATGAGTAATGACCCTGCGAATTTAAATAGACAAGTGGCAAAAGGTATTCAAGCCTATTGCGAGTTTCTCGAAAATGCAGAAGAAAGTGAAAAGGCGACGTCACAAATAAATGTTTTGTTTGATGCCATTTATTTGAACGATACCGCTTCCCTCAGTCGTCTTGCTAAAGCAGCGGCGACTACCGTTAACGCACGGAAAGAATACGAAGAAGACTTTCTGTACAAGCGTATCCTTTTAGATTTAATCGGACTGGGGAAAGAACAAGAGGCGATTGAAAATTTAATGAAAGCGTTTGAGACGCTTCATAATGACAACGAGGATGAGCGCTTTGTGTTACTGCGTGCGTATTTGGATAAAGAGCACGAAGATTTTTGGGGGGCTCTTGAAATGCTCATCAATGAGCATCAGGAAAAATGGGCAGAAGGTGGAGACCGGTATAAAGGTACTTTGGAAGAAGCTGAAATCACATCCCATGTTTCAATGGAAATTATTGCCTGGTTGAAATTGGCAAAGCAAGCCAATTTGTTTTCTCAGAGAGAAGTTCAGCTCGCACCTGGACCGTTAATGACAGGCGGTGAGCCAGTTTCTTTAGCACCAAAAAGCTGGCTCAATTGCGACTCCTACCGATCATTGAATTACACGCCTCGTAACTAG
- a CDS encoding imm11 family protein, whose protein sequence is MKYYHFEVYDRQDPDYCFIERPPEQIALLSSYIMSGDRAESQYPEEVVAKMSDRGGRVLSDFIGNKELSIIAHESVKTIIEDVCGDTCEYLPVSIENHKGRIASDEYFYINPLGTFDCLNKEFSRIKYTDDGKVIRVKSFVFDREKLQEVPDLFRVPEDHSEYFMSERLVNAIKTGKPDVTNLNLQEKEVK, encoded by the coding sequence ATGAAGTATTACCATTTTGAAGTGTATGATCGGCAAGACCCAGATTATTGCTTTATTGAGAGGCCGCCGGAGCAAATAGCGCTATTGTCCTCGTATATCATGTCTGGAGATAGGGCTGAATCTCAATATCCAGAAGAGGTAGTAGCAAAAATGTCGGATCGGGGGGGAAGGGTGCTTTCGGATTTTATTGGCAATAAAGAACTTTCCATTATTGCCCATGAATCCGTAAAAACCATAATTGAAGATGTGTGTGGTGATACCTGCGAATACTTGCCTGTTTCTATTGAAAATCATAAAGGTCGCATTGCCTCGGATGAGTATTTTTATATCAACCCTCTAGGCACTTTTGATTGTCTTAATAAAGAATTTTCCAGAATCAAATATACGGACGATGGCAAGGTTATTCGTGTTAAAAGCTTTGTCTTTGATCGTGAAAAATTACAGGAAGTACCAGACCTGTTTCGTGTTCCTGAAGACCATTCCGAATACTTCATGAGTGAGCGGCTAGTGAACGCGATAAAAACAGGCAAGCCTGATGTGACCAATCTCAACCTTCAAGAAAAAGAAGTCAAGTAG
- a CDS encoding imm11 family protein — protein MKYYKLNVYRRQDKDFSFIERPPEEIALLSSYIMSGKKAASKYPEDVVAKMSDRGGLVLSDFIGNAELSIIAHESVKNTIESVCGDACEYLPVSIENHKGRIASDEYFYINPLGTYDCLNKELSDIDYTDDGKVIGVDEFVFDLEKLQDVPDLFRVPEDHSVYFISEKLVETIKQAKPDVTNLNLQEKEVK, from the coding sequence GTGAAATACTACAAACTCAATGTGTATCGGCGGCAGGATAAGGATTTTAGTTTTATCGAGCGCCCACCAGAAGAAATTGCGTTATTATCTTCGTACATTATGTCAGGGAAGAAGGCAGCATCAAAATATCCAGAAGATGTAGTGGCAAAAATGTCTGATAGAGGGGGATTGGTGTTGTCTGATTTTATTGGAAACGCTGAACTTTCCATAATTGCCCATGAATCTGTAAAGAATACTATCGAAAGTGTGTGTGGGGACGCCTGTGAGTACTTGCCTGTTTCCATTGAAAATCATAAAGGCCGTATTGCCTCGGATGAGTATTTTTATATCAACCCATTGGGTACCTATGATTGTTTGAATAAAGAGTTGTCAGATATTGATTATACGGACGATGGAAAGGTCATTGGTGTTGATGAGTTTGTTTTTGATCTTGAAAAGCTACAGGATGTTCCTGATTTATTTCGAGTGCCAGAGGATCATTCTGTATATTTTATAAGTGAAAAGCTTGTCGAGACAATCAAGCAGGCCAAGCCTGATGTGACCAATCTCAACCTTCAAGAAAAAGAAGTCAAATAG
- a CDS encoding helix-turn-helix domain-containing protein codes for MSLENEKMTQKEVAEYFGVTVRTVQRWRVEKIGPAYLQYPGRVRYLREDIEEYENRIRIPFQNISAAYKRRAS; via the coding sequence ATGAGTTTGGAAAATGAAAAAATGACGCAGAAGGAAGTTGCCGAGTATTTCGGTGTGACTGTCAGGACAGTGCAGCGTTGGCGGGTGGAAAAGATCGGGCCTGCCTATCTGCAATACCCTGGCAGGGTGAGGTATTTACGGGAAGACATCGAAGAGTATGAAAACCGTATTCGTATTCCTTTTCAGAATATTTCTGCAGCTTACAAGAGGAGAGCTTCATGA
- a CDS encoding ATP-binding protein, with translation MGFPIVTADQRKKEKSGIKGLILGEAGIGKTSLLWTIPENTTLFLDLEAGDLAVEGWEGDALRPKTWQECRDYAVYIGGPNPAHRPDQAYSQAHYDAVCEKFGDAKKLNKYDTFFIDSISVAGRFCLQWCKGQPQAISEKTGKLDMRGAYGLLGQEMIGWITHLQHTRNKNIWLLGILQERSDDYGRRIFEAQIDGSKTGLELPGILDQVVTMVDVPDVSGNNTRVFINHKINPMRYPAKDRSGRLDLQEPAHLGKLMQKIKGPVKSALERLEYGDPPPQAMTPINEPSTAVHTATNTGGQS, from the coding sequence ATGGGATTTCCTATAGTCACTGCCGATCAACGAAAAAAAGAAAAGAGTGGAATCAAAGGATTAATCCTGGGCGAAGCCGGGATTGGGAAAACCTCACTGCTGTGGACGATTCCTGAAAACACTACGTTGTTTTTAGATTTAGAAGCGGGGGATTTGGCAGTTGAAGGTTGGGAAGGGGACGCCTTGCGTCCGAAGACGTGGCAAGAGTGCCGTGATTATGCGGTGTATATCGGTGGACCCAATCCTGCGCATCGTCCTGACCAAGCATACAGCCAAGCCCATTACGATGCCGTGTGTGAAAAGTTTGGCGATGCCAAAAAACTCAATAAGTACGACACGTTTTTTATTGACTCCATTTCAGTTGCAGGACGATTTTGTTTGCAGTGGTGCAAAGGTCAACCGCAAGCTATCTCGGAAAAAACCGGCAAACTCGATATGCGCGGTGCGTATGGATTACTCGGCCAGGAAATGATTGGTTGGATTACGCATCTCCAGCATACGCGCAATAAAAATATTTGGCTTCTGGGGATTTTACAAGAACGGTCGGACGATTATGGACGCCGTATTTTTGAGGCACAAATTGACGGTTCCAAAACGGGCTTGGAATTACCGGGCATATTGGATCAAGTGGTGACGATGGTGGATGTGCCTGATGTATCGGGCAACAATACACGGGTCTTTATCAACCACAAAATTAATCCGATGCGTTACCCGGCAAAAGACCGAAGTGGTCGATTGGACCTGCAAGAGCCTGCTCACCTTGGCAAGCTCATGCAAAAAATAAAAGGCCCGGTGAAAAGTGCATTGGAGCGGTTGGAATACGGTGATCCACCCCCGCAAGCGATGACGCCGATAAATGAACCATCCACTGCAGTCCACACCGCAACGAACACAGGAGGCCAATCATGA
- a CDS encoding DUF6511 domain-containing protein, with protein sequence MSRDCFVCRKWARGFGWSQPPLSIRHYPVRLLTVIDMASPRKYCSKQCQDIDTRLRFIGVNVDNENIHTQAIDLTIGPLADYICQQVGVTKSLEEYTKDNIVGLIETVVASYHRQRQSIANQIQAQASSDFIEDRVSF encoded by the coding sequence GTGTCGCGGGATTGTTTTGTCTGTAGAAAATGGGCGAGGGGCTTTGGTTGGTCGCAACCGCCTTTAAGTATCCGTCATTACCCGGTGCGTTTACTTACTGTAATAGACATGGCTTCGCCAAGAAAGTACTGCTCAAAGCAATGCCAGGACATCGACACACGGCTCCGCTTTATTGGAGTGAATGTGGATAACGAAAACATACATACGCAGGCCATCGATTTAACGATTGGGCCGCTGGCGGATTATATCTGCCAACAGGTGGGCGTAACAAAGTCACTGGAAGAATACACCAAAGATAACATCGTGGGCTTAATCGAGACAGTGGTGGCGAGTTACCACCGTCAACGCCAATCCATCGCTAACCAAATACAAGCACAAGCGTCTTCCGATTTTATCGAAGACCGTGTGTCGTTTTAA
- a CDS encoding PD-(D/E)XK nuclease family protein — protein sequence MLDFNHRLSFSEVIMKRIDLALDAENKLKPKRNYLGASRLGASCDRALQYEYSNTPKDSGRDFLGTTLRNFDAGHVFEELMVRWLKMAGFELLTHNSDGDQFGFETLNGKIQGHIDGVIVNAPSQFDFSFPMLWECKSKANKVWRQIKNQGVEIVDPVYAAQMPLYQAYLEPQFPGISSNPALFTAINKETAEIHFELVAFNGALAQQRSDRGVRIIEACEAGELQPRMTKTDTHYECRICPWQDRCWERVPR from the coding sequence ATGTTGGATTTTAATCATCGACTCAGTTTTTCTGAGGTCATCATGAAACGCATTGATCTTGCCTTGGATGCGGAAAACAAACTTAAACCAAAACGAAACTATCTCGGTGCATCACGATTGGGCGCATCCTGTGACCGTGCATTGCAATATGAGTATAGCAATACACCGAAAGACTCTGGACGAGATTTCTTGGGTACCACACTAAGAAACTTCGATGCAGGTCATGTATTTGAAGAACTGATGGTGCGATGGCTAAAGATGGCCGGTTTTGAATTGCTGACGCACAACAGCGATGGGGATCAATTCGGTTTTGAAACCCTCAATGGGAAAATTCAGGGGCACATTGATGGGGTGATTGTGAATGCGCCCAGTCAATTTGATTTTTCTTTTCCCATGTTGTGGGAGTGTAAATCCAAGGCCAACAAAGTCTGGAGGCAAATCAAAAATCAGGGCGTGGAAATTGTTGATCCGGTGTATGCCGCACAGATGCCGTTGTATCAAGCCTATCTTGAACCGCAATTTCCAGGTATCTCAAGCAATCCCGCATTGTTTACTGCCATCAACAAAGAGACCGCTGAAATTCATTTCGAGTTAGTGGCATTTAACGGCGCGCTTGCCCAACAACGCTCTGATCGCGGTGTGCGGATTATCGAAGCGTGTGAGGCTGGTGAGTTGCAACCGCGCATGACCAAAACCGACACCCACTACGAATGTCGAATATGTCCGTGGCAGGATCGATGTTGGGAGCGTGTGCCTCGATGA
- a CDS encoding AAA family ATPase yields the protein MSVAGSMLGACASMSDNAWLNFNSADDISQSQIDSQDAMEIKSRILDRLDSVLDTFFPEGKVRGQQFVIGDLEGNRGKSLVVELGGSKQGLWTDFATGEGGDIVDLWARVHRFDVQSEFTKIIQDMAVWLGETPAFTNKPKIKSPPKDELGHWSHKWDYHDADGKLIACVYRYDTEEGKEFRPWDVLARKGLAPNPRPLYNQVGIAKATDVILVEGEKCCDALIAHDFTATTAMNGANAPIEKTDWSPLEGKRVLIWPDNDEAGKEYAEKAAQAIAEAGARSIEILHIPTDLPTKWDAADAVESGVDLEQFLKNTEKTSVKTRRFDLNDWLASDLFIGTPKQREWLCEGVFPMAQVSLLAAAGGVGKSFLLAQLAREVAAFNGYRPTAPVLFGGALLTKGAAVYITAEDDAIEMHIRLSALGDVPDKLYVVPLPDAGGTRPLFFPDQNKRIPTTTEFWHELTNQLASIPDLRVVIFDPLQPLCALDFNVPENAQYVCTQLSALASKLHASVIVSHHFSKREAVSPEQAREAIRGTGGLVDGVRMAYALWQPPVDTAKEICSSINEIYSRGSVVFGGVVKANGRANMKVTTYVRDEQSGILVDRSYDIAKKKQSNRADLQELVVAISQAALDGKPYTKTGLNGVWERRFELPNQFRELGKHSLFGMVEQLQLEQRLVAALAPGQSTVKWLDEPNGPVARGEAKFKPGHLSKSSTHPNKP from the coding sequence ATGTCCGTGGCAGGATCGATGTTGGGAGCGTGTGCCTCGATGAGTGATAACGCCTGGTTGAATTTTAATTCAGCGGACGATATTTCCCAATCGCAAATCGATAGCCAGGATGCAATGGAAATTAAATCCCGCATTCTGGATCGATTGGATTCGGTGTTGGATACGTTTTTTCCTGAAGGAAAAGTGCGTGGTCAACAATTTGTGATTGGTGATCTGGAAGGCAACCGGGGGAAAAGCTTAGTCGTCGAGTTAGGTGGCAGCAAGCAGGGTCTATGGACAGACTTTGCTACTGGCGAAGGCGGAGACATTGTCGATTTGTGGGCGAGAGTTCACCGCTTCGACGTGCAGAGCGAATTTACAAAAATCATTCAGGATATGGCGGTATGGCTGGGGGAAACACCAGCATTTACAAATAAACCAAAAATAAAATCACCGCCGAAGGATGAGCTGGGTCACTGGTCGCATAAATGGGATTACCACGATGCCGATGGAAAGCTTATCGCCTGTGTCTATCGCTACGACACCGAGGAAGGAAAAGAATTTAGACCGTGGGATGTGTTAGCGCGAAAAGGGCTGGCACCTAATCCGCGTCCGCTCTACAACCAAGTCGGCATTGCCAAAGCCACGGATGTGATTTTGGTGGAGGGAGAAAAATGCTGTGATGCGTTAATCGCTCACGACTTTACTGCCACCACGGCAATGAACGGTGCAAATGCGCCAATAGAAAAAACCGATTGGTCGCCACTGGAAGGCAAGCGAGTTTTGATCTGGCCGGATAACGATGAGGCGGGAAAAGAATACGCAGAAAAAGCGGCACAGGCCATTGCGGAGGCGGGGGCAAGATCCATTGAGATATTACATATTCCTACGGATCTTCCGACCAAATGGGATGCGGCAGATGCAGTTGAAAGCGGCGTTGATCTTGAACAGTTTTTAAAAAACACCGAAAAAACGTCGGTGAAGACACGTCGCTTTGATTTAAATGATTGGTTAGCCAGTGATTTATTTATTGGCACACCTAAGCAACGGGAGTGGCTGTGCGAGGGTGTGTTTCCAATGGCACAAGTGTCTCTGTTGGCCGCAGCGGGTGGGGTGGGTAAATCGTTTCTTCTTGCACAACTTGCTCGAGAAGTGGCGGCATTCAATGGCTATCGACCCACCGCGCCGGTGTTATTTGGTGGCGCGTTGCTGACCAAAGGAGCGGCGGTGTACATCACTGCAGAGGATGATGCGATTGAAATGCATATTCGTCTCTCTGCATTGGGTGATGTGCCGGATAAATTGTATGTCGTGCCTTTGCCCGATGCCGGTGGCACACGTCCCTTGTTTTTCCCTGATCAGAATAAACGCATTCCTACCACCACCGAATTTTGGCACGAACTCACGAACCAATTGGCCAGTATTCCTGATTTGCGCGTGGTGATTTTTGATCCGTTGCAACCGTTGTGTGCGTTGGATTTTAACGTCCCGGAAAACGCGCAATACGTGTGTACGCAACTTTCTGCGCTGGCTTCTAAATTACATGCCTCGGTCATTGTGTCTCACCATTTTTCCAAACGAGAAGCCGTTAGCCCGGAGCAAGCGAGGGAGGCAATTCGTGGAACTGGTGGATTAGTAGATGGAGTGCGTATGGCCTATGCCCTTTGGCAACCGCCGGTGGATACAGCAAAGGAAATCTGCAGTTCGATAAATGAAATCTATTCGCGTGGCAGTGTGGTGTTTGGTGGTGTGGTGAAAGCCAATGGTCGCGCAAATATGAAAGTGACCACATATGTGCGTGATGAGCAGTCGGGGATTTTGGTGGATCGTTCTTATGACATTGCCAAAAAAAAGCAGAGTAATCGAGCTGATTTACAAGAGTTGGTGGTGGCAATTTCTCAGGCTGCATTGGATGGGAAGCCCTATACAAAAACTGGCTTAAACGGAGTGTGGGAGCGACGGTTTGAATTACCGAACCAGTTTAGAGAGCTGGGTAAACATTCTTTATTTGGCATGGTGGAACAACTGCAGTTGGAGCAGCGGTTAGTTGCGGCACTTGCCCCTGGACAATCAACGGTGAAGTGGCTGGATGAACCGAATGGACCCGTTGCCAGAGGCGAAGCCAAATTCAAACCAGGGCATTTATCCAAGTCTTCTACACACCCGAACAAGCCGTAA